A window of the Pseudomonas sp. B21_DOA genome harbors these coding sequences:
- a CDS encoding TetR/AcrR family transcriptional regulator: MDEQKALRVMRELVEQGQLTDPDSARGKLLQVAAHLFRNKGYERTTVRDLASAVGIQSGSIFHHFKSKDEILRAVMEETIRYNTALMRAALAEASDVRDKVLALIRCELQSIMGGSGEAMAVLVYEWRSLSEDGQAKVLALRDVYEDIWLQVLGEAKDAGYIRGDVFITRRFLTGALSWTTTWFRAGGSLSLDQLADEALILVLEAR, from the coding sequence GTGGACGAGCAAAAAGCCCTGCGGGTCATGCGCGAACTGGTCGAGCAAGGCCAGTTGACCGACCCGGACAGCGCCCGTGGCAAATTGCTGCAAGTGGCGGCTCACCTGTTTCGCAACAAAGGCTACGAGCGCACCACGGTGCGTGATCTGGCCAGCGCTGTGGGCATTCAGTCGGGCAGTATTTTTCATCACTTCAAAAGCAAGGATGAAATCCTTCGCGCAGTGATGGAGGAGACCATCCGCTACAACACCGCGTTGATGCGCGCAGCCCTGGCCGAGGCAAGCGACGTGCGCGACAAGGTGCTGGCGCTGATTCGTTGCGAGTTGCAGTCGATCATGGGCGGCAGCGGCGAAGCGATGGCGGTGCTGGTGTACGAATGGCGCTCATTGTCCGAAGACGGCCAGGCTAAAGTCCTTGCGTTGCGTGACGTTTATGAAGACATCTGGCTGCAGGTTCTGGGCGAGGCCAAGGACGCCGGCTACATTCGCGGCGACGTTTTTATTACCCGACGTTTCCTCACCGGCGCACTGTCCTGGACCACCACCTGGTTCCGTGCCGGCGGCAGTTTGAGCCTCGATCAACTCGCCGATGAAGCGCTGATTCTGGTCCTCGAAGCACGTTGA
- a CDS encoding SDR family oxidoreductase, producing MAYASIFRADLFSGQNMIVTGGGSGIGRCTAHELAALGANVLLVGRKPEKLEKVAAEIAEDGGRAHWKACDIRDEEAVKQLVKELIAEHGPIHGLVNNAGGQYPSPLASINQKGFETVLRTNLVGGFLMAREVFNQSMSKHGGSIVNMLADMWGGMPGMGHSGAARSGMDNFTKTAAFEWGYAGVRVNAVAPGWIASSGMDTYEGAFKAVIPTLREHVPLKRIGTESEVSAAIVFLLSPAAAFISGTTVKIDGAASLGSRAWPLHKASHSESFNGFHRAYLPEVLRPDVLKDKE from the coding sequence ATGGCTTACGCGTCGATTTTTCGCGCCGATCTGTTCAGCGGCCAGAACATGATTGTCACCGGTGGCGGCAGCGGCATCGGTCGCTGCACCGCCCATGAACTGGCGGCCCTTGGCGCCAATGTGCTGCTGGTCGGGCGCAAGCCGGAAAAACTCGAAAAGGTCGCCGCCGAAATCGCCGAGGACGGCGGCCGCGCGCACTGGAAGGCCTGCGATATCCGCGATGAAGAGGCGGTCAAGCAACTGGTCAAAGAGCTGATCGCCGAACACGGGCCGATCCACGGCCTGGTCAACAATGCCGGCGGCCAATACCCGTCGCCCTTGGCCTCGATCAATCAGAAGGGCTTCGAAACCGTGCTGCGGACCAATCTGGTCGGCGGGTTTCTGATGGCCCGGGAAGTGTTCAACCAGTCGATGAGCAAACACGGCGGCAGCATCGTCAACATGCTTGCCGACATGTGGGGCGGCATGCCCGGCATGGGCCACTCGGGCGCCGCGCGTTCAGGCATGGACAACTTCACCAAGACTGCTGCGTTCGAGTGGGGTTACGCCGGGGTCCGGGTCAACGCCGTGGCGCCGGGCTGGATCGCCTCCAGCGGCATGGACACTTACGAGGGCGCATTCAAAGCGGTGATTCCGACCCTGCGCGAGCATGTGCCGCTCAAGCGTATCGGCACCGAATCGGAAGTCAGTGCGGCGATCGTGTTTCTGCTCAGCCCGGCGGCAGCGTTCATCAGCGGCACCACGGTGAAAATCGACGGCGCCGCCAGCCTCGGCAGTCGCGCCTGGCCGCTGCACAAGGCCAGCCACAGCGAATCGTTCAACGGTTTCCACCGCGCGTATTTACCAGAAGTGTTGCGTCCCGACGTGCTCAAGGACAAGGAATAA
- a CDS encoding acyl-CoA carboxylase subunit beta, with the protein MAQIQSQLDPHSEAFARNRAAMLAAIEQVQQLEQHLLNKAAEAKEKFSKRGQLLPRERLNLLLDPGAPFLELASLAGYKLHDDKDGSSAGGGLIAGIGYVCGIRAMVVANNSAIKGGTISPSGLKKSLRLQQIARENKLPMITLAESGGANLNYAAEIFVEGARSFANQARMSAMGLPQITVVHGSATAGGAYQPGLSDYVVVVRGKAKLFLAGPPLLKAATGEVATDEELGGAEMHAQVAGTAEYLAENDADGIRQVRDIMRMLPWNEQLPWLPEPQYKEPLYPIDELLGLIPDDAKKPYDVREIIARIADESDFLEFKGEFDQQTLCGQLKIQGRACGFIGNNGPITPQGASKAAQFIQLCDQSQTPLLFFHNTTGFMVGTESEQQGVIKHGSKLIQAVANARVAKLTIVVGGSYGAGNYAMCGRGLDPRFIFAWPNSRTAVMGGAQAGKVLRIVTEAKQLKDGIEPDPKMLDMLEQMTAQKLDSQSTALYGSANLWDDGLIDPRDTRTLLGYLLDICHEADMRTLQPNSFGVSRF; encoded by the coding sequence ATGGCGCAGATTCAGTCGCAACTCGATCCGCACAGCGAAGCGTTCGCGCGCAACCGCGCGGCCATGCTCGCCGCCATCGAGCAGGTGCAGCAGCTCGAACAGCACCTGCTGAACAAGGCCGCCGAAGCCAAAGAAAAATTCAGCAAACGAGGGCAACTGTTGCCCCGCGAGCGCTTGAACCTGTTGCTCGACCCCGGCGCGCCGTTTCTCGAACTGGCCAGCCTCGCAGGATACAAGTTGCATGACGACAAGGACGGCAGTTCGGCCGGTGGCGGGCTGATTGCCGGCATCGGTTATGTCTGCGGCATCCGCGCGATGGTGGTCGCCAACAACAGCGCAATCAAGGGCGGCACGATCTCGCCGAGCGGCCTGAAAAAATCCCTGCGCCTGCAACAGATCGCCCGGGAAAACAAACTGCCGATGATCACCCTCGCCGAAAGCGGCGGCGCCAACCTCAACTACGCGGCGGAGATTTTTGTCGAAGGCGCGCGCAGTTTCGCCAACCAGGCGCGCATGTCAGCGATGGGTTTGCCGCAGATCACCGTGGTGCACGGCTCGGCCACGGCCGGCGGCGCCTATCAACCGGGCTTGTCGGATTACGTGGTGGTGGTGCGCGGCAAGGCCAAGCTGTTTCTCGCCGGCCCGCCATTGCTCAAAGCGGCGACCGGCGAAGTGGCCACCGATGAAGAACTCGGTGGCGCCGAAATGCACGCGCAGGTCGCCGGCACCGCTGAATACCTCGCTGAAAACGATGCTGACGGCATCCGTCAGGTCCGCGACATCATGCGCATGCTGCCGTGGAACGAACAGCTGCCCTGGCTGCCGGAGCCGCAATACAAGGAACCGCTCTACCCCATCGACGAACTGCTGGGGCTGATCCCCGACGATGCGAAAAAGCCCTACGACGTGCGCGAAATCATCGCGAGGATCGCCGATGAGTCGGACTTTCTCGAATTCAAAGGCGAGTTCGATCAGCAAACCCTTTGCGGCCAACTGAAAATCCAGGGCCGCGCCTGCGGCTTCATCGGCAACAACGGCCCGATCACCCCGCAAGGTGCGAGCAAGGCGGCGCAGTTCATCCAGCTGTGCGACCAGAGCCAGACGCCGCTGCTGTTTTTCCACAACACCACGGGGTTCATGGTCGGCACCGAATCGGAGCAGCAAGGCGTGATCAAGCACGGCTCGAAACTGATCCAGGCGGTGGCCAATGCACGGGTGGCTAAACTGACCATCGTCGTCGGCGGTTCCTACGGCGCCGGCAATTATGCGATGTGCGGACGCGGGCTCGATCCGCGCTTCATCTTCGCCTGGCCCAACAGCCGAACGGCAGTGATGGGTGGCGCGCAGGCCGGCAAGGTCTTGCGCATCGTCACTGAGGCCAAACAGCTGAAGGACGGCATCGAGCCCGATCCGAAAATGCTCGACATGCTCGAACAGATGACCGCGCAGAAACTCGACAGCCAATCCACCGCCCTGTACGGCAGCGCCAACCTGTGGGACGACGGCCTGATCGACCCGCGCGACACCCGCACCCTGCTCGGTTACTTGCTGGACATCTGCCACGAAGCCGACATGCGCACGCTGCAACCCAACAGCTTCGGCGTCAGCCGCTTCTGA
- the atuD gene encoding citronellyl-CoA dehydrogenase has protein sequence MIFTPEHEALRRTVRQFVTHEINPHVEEWEKAGRFPIHEIFRKAGELGLLGISKPEKFGGMGLDYSYSIVAAEEFGTIHCGGIPMSIGVQTDMCTPALARFGSDELREEFLRPAITGEQVGCIGVSEVGAGSDVAGLKTTARKDGDDYVINGSKMWITNSPSADFICLLANTSDDKPHINKSLIMVPMTTPGISLSSHLDKLGMRSSETAQVFFDNVRVPQRNRIGHEGAGFMMQMLQFQEERLFGAANMIKGLEYCIDSTIEYCKERKTFGNALIDNQVIHFRLAELQTEIECLRALVYQATEQYIKGQDVTRLASMAKLKAGRLGREVSDSCLQYWGGMGFMWDNPVARAYRDVRLVSIGGGADEIMLGIICKLMGILPGKKK, from the coding sequence ATGATCTTCACCCCGGAACACGAAGCCCTGCGCCGCACCGTCCGCCAGTTCGTCACGCACGAGATCAACCCGCACGTCGAAGAATGGGAAAAGGCCGGGCGCTTTCCGATCCACGAGATTTTCCGCAAGGCCGGCGAGCTGGGCCTGCTGGGCATTTCCAAGCCGGAAAAATTCGGCGGCATGGGCCTCGACTACAGCTATTCGATTGTCGCCGCCGAAGAGTTCGGCACCATTCATTGCGGCGGGATTCCGATGTCGATCGGCGTACAGACCGACATGTGCACCCCGGCCCTCGCCCGCTTCGGCTCCGATGAACTGCGCGAAGAGTTCCTCCGGCCGGCGATCACGGGCGAGCAGGTCGGCTGCATCGGCGTTTCCGAAGTCGGCGCCGGCTCCGATGTTGCCGGGCTGAAAACCACGGCGCGCAAGGACGGCGACGACTACGTGATCAACGGCAGCAAAATGTGGATCACCAACTCGCCGAGCGCCGATTTCATCTGCCTGCTGGCCAACACGTCGGACGACAAGCCGCACATCAACAAGTCGCTGATCATGGTGCCGATGACCACCCCGGGCATCAGCCTCAGCTCGCACCTGGACAAACTCGGCATGCGCAGCTCGGAAACCGCGCAGGTGTTCTTCGACAACGTGCGCGTGCCGCAGCGCAATCGCATCGGCCACGAAGGCGCCGGGTTCATGATGCAGATGCTGCAGTTCCAGGAGGAACGCCTGTTCGGCGCGGCGAACATGATCAAGGGCCTGGAATATTGCATCGACAGCACCATCGAGTACTGCAAGGAGCGCAAGACCTTCGGCAACGCGCTGATCGACAACCAGGTGATTCACTTCCGCCTGGCCGAATTGCAGACCGAAATCGAATGCCTGCGCGCGCTGGTCTATCAGGCCACCGAGCAGTACATCAAAGGTCAGGACGTCACCCGACTGGCGTCGATGGCCAAGCTCAAGGCCGGACGCCTCGGCCGTGAAGTCAGCGACAGCTGCCTGCAATATTGGGGCGGCATGGGCTTCATGTGGGACAACCCGGTGGCCCGCGCCTATCGCGATGTGCGTCTGGTGTCGATTGGCGGCGGCGCCGACGAAATCATGCTGGGCATCATCTGCAAACTGATGGGCATCCTGCCGGGGAAAAAGAAATGA
- a CDS encoding acetyl/propionyl/methylcrotonyl-CoA carboxylase subunit alpha, with translation MPTLHKILIANRGEIGCRIQRTAQALGYRTVAVFSDADADALHVQMADQAVHIGPAPVQQSYLNIAAIIDAACRSGADAIHPGYGFLSENADFARACAEAGLIFIGPSVEAIELMGSKRLSKIAMLDAGVPCIAGYQGAAQDDATLLAEAERIGYPLMIKASAGGGGRGMRLVHEASELAAQLRTARSEAMNGFGSDELILEQAVIEPRHVEVQLFGDQHGHLVYLGERDCSIQRRHQKVVEEAPCPVMTAELRQAMGEAALKAGRAVNYVGAGTVEFLLDARGQFYFLEMNTRLQVEHPVTEMITGQDLVAWQLLVAEGQPLPLTQEQIRLDGHAMEVRLYAEDPAADFLPQTGRVVAWQPALAHGVRIDHGLLEGQSVSPFYDPMLGKLIAHGATREEARRKLLRAVQDTVLLGVQSNQRLLEGLLQHPQFISGDFSTAFIQEHFSSHASLNTYVPTTAQLAIAVVLFYQASALPHRAPLNGWRNNASVPLHYRLGSDEQDWTLSVLARKTGELVVQAGESTVAVKIIEHAAQSITIEVDGLRQRHAYRLHDRLLWLFTHPGSLRLEDRTHAPIDSQTSVASGTLKAPMDGAIVDVLVSEGSTVSKGQLLVVLEAMKMEHPLKAGIDGVLKRVQVKVGDQVKNRQVLLQVE, from the coding sequence ATGCCCACCCTCCACAAAATCCTGATCGCCAACCGCGGTGAAATCGGCTGCCGCATCCAGCGCACGGCCCAGGCGCTGGGCTATCGCACCGTCGCGGTGTTCAGCGACGCCGATGCCGATGCGCTGCACGTACAAATGGCCGATCAGGCCGTGCACATCGGCCCGGCACCGGTGCAGCAGTCCTACCTCAACATTGCGGCGATCATTGACGCCGCCTGCCGCAGCGGCGCCGATGCCATTCATCCCGGCTACGGCTTCCTCTCGGAAAACGCCGATTTCGCCCGCGCTTGCGCCGAAGCCGGGCTGATTTTCATCGGCCCCAGCGTCGAAGCGATCGAACTGATGGGCAGCAAACGCCTGTCGAAAATCGCCATGCTCGACGCGGGCGTGCCGTGTATCGCTGGCTATCAAGGCGCAGCGCAGGACGACGCGACCTTGCTGGCCGAGGCCGAGCGCATCGGCTATCCGCTGATGATCAAGGCCAGTGCCGGTGGTGGTGGACGTGGCATGCGCCTGGTGCACGAGGCCAGCGAACTGGCGGCGCAACTGCGCACCGCGCGCTCCGAAGCAATGAACGGTTTCGGTAGCGACGAGTTGATTCTCGAGCAGGCAGTGATCGAACCGCGTCACGTCGAAGTGCAACTGTTCGGCGACCAGCACGGCCATCTGGTCTATCTCGGCGAACGCGATTGCTCGATCCAGCGCCGCCATCAGAAAGTCGTCGAAGAAGCACCGTGCCCGGTGATGACCGCCGAGCTGCGTCAGGCCATGGGCGAGGCGGCGCTCAAGGCCGGGCGGGCGGTGAATTATGTCGGCGCCGGCACCGTGGAGTTCCTGCTCGACGCGCGCGGGCAGTTCTACTTCCTGGAGATGAACACCCGACTGCAGGTCGAACACCCGGTAACGGAAATGATCACTGGGCAAGACCTCGTCGCCTGGCAGTTGCTGGTCGCCGAAGGCCAGCCGCTACCGCTGACCCAAGAGCAGATCCGCCTCGACGGTCACGCCATGGAAGTGCGCCTCTACGCTGAAGATCCCGCTGCGGATTTTCTCCCGCAAACCGGCCGCGTTGTGGCATGGCAGCCAGCGCTGGCGCACGGTGTGCGGATTGATCACGGCCTGCTTGAAGGTCAGTCGGTCAGCCCGTTCTACGATCCGATGCTGGGCAAACTGATCGCCCACGGCGCCACTCGTGAAGAGGCGCGGCGCAAGCTGTTGCGTGCGGTGCAGGACACCGTGCTGCTTGGCGTGCAGAGCAATCAGCGCTTGCTCGAAGGCCTGCTGCAACATCCGCAATTCATCAGTGGCGATTTCAGCACCGCCTTCATCCAAGAACATTTTTCCAGCCATGCCAGCCTAAACACTTATGTGCCGACAACGGCGCAACTGGCGATTGCCGTGGTGTTGTTCTATCAGGCCAGCGCCCTGCCCCATCGCGCCCCATTGAATGGCTGGCGCAACAACGCCAGCGTGCCGTTGCACTATCGACTCGGCAGTGACGAGCAGGACTGGACGCTGTCGGTGCTGGCGCGCAAAACCGGCGAGTTGGTCGTGCAGGCTGGCGAAAGCACTGTGGCGGTGAAAATCATTGAGCACGCCGCGCAATCAATCACCATCGAAGTCGACGGCCTGCGCCAGCGCCACGCCTATCGTCTGCACGATCGGCTGCTGTGGCTGTTCACCCATCCGGGCAGCCTGCGCCTGGAGGATCGAACTCATGCGCCGATCGACAGTCAGACCAGCGTCGCCTCCGGCACCCTGAAAGCCCCGATGGACGGTGCGATTGTCGATGTGCTGGTCAGCGAAGGCAGTACGGTCAGCAAGGGTCAATTGCTGGTGGTACTGGAGGCAATGAAAATGGAGCATCCGTTGAAGGCCGGCATCGATGGCGTGCTCAAACGGGTGCAAGTGAAGGTCGGCGATCAGGTAAAAAATCGTCAGGTTCTGTTGCAGGTCGAGTAG
- a CDS encoding 3'-5' exoribonuclease, producing MPHWLVIDLEATTDEGGWPVTEMEIIEIGATLVDRAGREQDHFQRFVKPTRRPLLTSFCRELTHITQANIDSAQPLSEVWPAFERWLAQHQARLEGWASWGGYDRQQLLQEWQRLNIDSGLSKVPHMNLKQRFAKARRLERPLGLNGALQLAGMQFNGQQHRALEDARNTARLLPLVLPL from the coding sequence ATGCCCCATTGGCTGGTCATAGATCTGGAAGCCACTACAGACGAGGGTGGCTGGCCGGTCACGGAAATGGAAATTATCGAGATCGGTGCGACCCTGGTCGACCGCGCCGGGCGCGAGCAGGATCACTTTCAGCGCTTCGTCAAACCGACCCGCCGTCCATTGCTGACGTCGTTCTGTCGGGAGCTGACGCACATCACCCAGGCCAACATCGACTCGGCGCAACCGCTGAGCGAGGTCTGGCCAGCCTTTGAGCGCTGGCTGGCGCAGCATCAGGCTCGCCTTGAAGGCTGGGCCAGTTGGGGCGGTTACGATCGCCAGCAGTTGCTGCAAGAGTGGCAGCGCCTGAACATCGACAGTGGCCTGAGCAAAGTCCCGCACATGAACCTCAAACAGCGCTTCGCCAAGGCTCGCCGCCTGGAACGACCGCTGGGGCTCAACGGCGCGTTGCAACTGGCGGGCATGCAGTTCAACGGCCAACAACATCGCGCGCTGGAAGATGCCCGCAATACCGCACGGTTATTGCCGCTGGTGCTGCCGCTTTAG
- a CDS encoding pyrimidine/purine nucleoside phosphorylase, which produces MFKVNEYFDGTVKSIAFGTAEGPATIGVMAPGEYEFGTSQREIMHVVSGALSVKLPDSSDWETFAAGSQFNVPANSKFQLKVAVDTAYLCEYRG; this is translated from the coding sequence ATGTTTAAAGTCAACGAGTACTTCGACGGCACCGTCAAGTCGATCGCCTTTGGCACCGCTGAAGGTCCGGCGACCATTGGCGTCATGGCCCCGGGCGAATACGAATTCGGCACCAGTCAGCGCGAGATCATGCACGTGGTGTCCGGCGCGCTGAGCGTCAAACTGCCAGACAGCAGCGACTGGGAAACCTTCGCCGCTGGCAGCCAGTTCAACGTCCCGGCCAACAGCAAGTTCCAGCTCAAAGTCGCCGTCGATACCGCTTACCTGTGCGAATACCGCGGCTGA
- a CDS encoding MOSC domain-containing protein, whose protein sequence is MLRLSALYRYPLKSGKGELLQSIELDKLGLAGDRRWMLVDEASGRFLTQRAEAKMSQLSALCNASGGLTLSAPEHGSIEIPLPDADAELRGVTIWRDTLRVPDAGDQAARFVSDFLGKPTRLVQMPLERARTTQSGFGKDDDKVAFADGYPLLLIGEASRQALSETVGRELEMLRFRPNLVIEGSAPYAEDNWKRLRIGDIEFRVVKPCARCIMTTVDPQTGERSPDREPFATLQKHRSTADGAMFGQNLVNDGNGRLEVGMPVEILE, encoded by the coding sequence ATGCTGCGTCTGAGCGCGCTTTATCGTTACCCGTTGAAATCCGGCAAGGGCGAACTCCTGCAAAGCATCGAGCTGGACAAGCTGGGCCTGGCAGGCGACCGCCGCTGGATGCTGGTGGACGAGGCCAGCGGGCGCTTTCTGACCCAGCGTGCCGAAGCGAAGATGAGTCAGTTGTCGGCCTTGTGCAATGCCAGCGGCGGTCTGACCCTGAGCGCTCCGGAGCACGGCTCGATCGAAATTCCTTTGCCTGATGCAGACGCCGAGCTGCGCGGTGTGACGATCTGGCGCGACACCCTGCGGGTGCCGGACGCCGGTGATCAAGCCGCGCGTTTCGTCAGCGACTTCCTCGGCAAGCCCACGCGTCTAGTGCAAATGCCGCTCGAGCGGGCACGCACCACGCAGTCGGGTTTCGGCAAGGACGACGATAAAGTAGCGTTCGCCGACGGTTATCCATTGCTGCTGATCGGCGAAGCCTCGCGGCAGGCGCTCTCGGAAACGGTAGGGCGAGAGCTGGAGATGCTGCGTTTCCGTCCGAATCTGGTCATCGAAGGCAGCGCGCCGTACGCCGAGGACAACTGGAAGCGTCTTCGCATCGGCGACATCGAATTCCGTGTGGTCAAACCGTGCGCGCGTTGCATCATGACGACTGTTGACCCGCAAACCGGTGAGCGCAGCCCTGATCGCGAGCCGTTCGCGACGCTGCAGAAACACCGCAGCACCGCTGACGGCGCGATGTTCGGGCAGAATCTGGTCAATGACGGCAACGGCCGCCTGGAAGTCGGCATGCCGGTGGAAATTCTCGAATAG
- a CDS encoding chemotaxis protein CheV — protein sequence MAGILDTVDQRTQLVGENRLEILMFRLAGRQLFAINVFKVQEVLQLPKLTLMPQRHPFVCGVVNLRGQTLPVIDLSQAIGMRPLVPGPNSTIIVTEYNRSVQAFLVGGVDRIVNMNWEAILPPPTSAGRQHYLTAISKVDDQLVEIIDVEKVLAEIVPYNAKVSREKLDDPVLERARGREVLLVDDSNVALSQLRDTLGQLGVKMHIASDGLKALNMLKAWADTGVHMTDKLLMIFTDAEMPEMDGYRLTTEIRNDPRLRGLYVVLHTSLSGSFNDSMVKKVGCDNFLSKFQPDKLVDVVRQRLMLDAVPA from the coding sequence ATGGCCGGCATTCTCGACACGGTAGACCAACGCACGCAACTGGTGGGTGAGAATCGCCTGGAAATCCTCATGTTTCGCCTGGCTGGACGCCAGTTGTTCGCGATCAACGTGTTCAAGGTTCAGGAAGTACTGCAACTGCCGAAGCTGACCCTGATGCCGCAGCGTCATCCCTTTGTTTGCGGCGTGGTCAACCTGCGCGGTCAGACATTGCCGGTGATCGACCTGTCCCAGGCAATCGGCATGCGCCCACTGGTGCCGGGCCCGAACAGCACGATCATCGTCACCGAGTACAACCGTTCGGTGCAGGCCTTCCTCGTCGGCGGCGTCGACCGCATCGTCAACATGAACTGGGAAGCCATTCTGCCGCCGCCGACCAGTGCCGGCCGCCAGCATTATCTGACCGCGATCAGCAAGGTCGACGATCAACTGGTCGAGATCATCGACGTAGAGAAAGTCCTCGCTGAAATCGTCCCTTACAACGCCAAGGTTTCACGCGAGAAACTCGACGACCCGGTACTCGAGCGCGCCCGTGGCCGCGAAGTGTTGCTGGTGGACGACTCCAACGTAGCGCTTTCGCAATTGCGCGATACCCTCGGCCAGCTCGGGGTGAAAATGCACATTGCCAGTGACGGTCTGAAAGCCTTGAACATGCTCAAGGCCTGGGCCGATACCGGCGTGCACATGACTGACAAACTGCTGATGATTTTCACCGACGCGGAAATGCCGGAAATGGATGGCTATCGCCTGACCACGGAAATCCGCAACGATCCGCGCCTGCGTGGGTTGTATGTCGTGCTGCACACCTCGTTGTCGGGCAGCTTCAACGACTCGATGGTGAAGAAGGTCGGTTGCGACAACTTCCTCTCCAAATTCCAGCCGGACAAACTGGTCGACGTGGTGCGCCAGCGTCTGATGCTCGACGCCGTGCCCGCTTGA
- a CDS encoding sensor histidine kinase yields MYASFKSLTTWPPSRENARRFTLVMCVLATLGSLLAYLFSAHIPLGLLALDVAATACVWVQYRLSRKSIKFQPQELADRLLQVQENERHRLSRELHDDIGQLLTAAKLQSDWLKRRLPEEVQEQCTVLCDTLDETLNKVRDVSAILNPRQLTSLGLEASLRAHLLKTLANTPVNWSLDCQQRLNGIPEEMAVAAFRIAQEAVTNILRHAQAKNLLIQVQRLPQGLTLLISDDGLGFTPAADPAREGQRGMAGMAERIEQLGGTLSVISEPGKGTRIEALFPWAPRSLERASTNKVMR; encoded by the coding sequence ATGTACGCCAGTTTCAAGTCACTCACCACATGGCCGCCTTCGCGGGAAAATGCCCGGCGCTTCACACTCGTCATGTGTGTTCTGGCGACCCTTGGCAGTCTGTTGGCTTATCTTTTCTCCGCGCACATTCCGCTGGGGTTGTTGGCTCTCGACGTCGCCGCCACCGCTTGCGTCTGGGTGCAATATCGCTTGTCGCGCAAGTCGATCAAGTTTCAGCCGCAAGAGCTGGCTGACCGCCTGTTGCAAGTGCAGGAAAACGAGCGCCACCGTCTCAGCCGTGAATTGCACGACGATATCGGCCAGTTGCTTACCGCCGCCAAGCTGCAAAGTGACTGGCTCAAACGTCGCCTGCCGGAAGAAGTGCAGGAGCAGTGCACGGTACTTTGCGACACGCTGGATGAAACCCTGAACAAAGTGCGTGACGTCTCGGCCATTCTCAATCCGCGCCAATTGACCAGCCTGGGCCTTGAAGCCAGCCTGCGTGCACATTTGCTCAAGACACTCGCCAACACGCCGGTGAACTGGAGCCTCGACTGTCAGCAACGACTCAATGGCATTCCCGAGGAAATGGCCGTCGCGGCGTTTCGCATCGCCCAGGAAGCCGTAACCAACATCCTGCGGCACGCACAGGCGAAAAACCTGTTGATTCAAGTACAGCGTCTGCCGCAAGGTCTGACTTTGTTGATCAGCGATGACGGTCTCGGTTTCACCCCGGCAGCCGATCCGGCCAGAGAAGGCCAACGCGGCATGGCCGGAATGGCCGAGCGTATCGAACAGTTGGGCGGCACACTGAGTGTTATAAGCGAGCCGGGCAAAGGCACAAGAATCGAAGCACTTTTCCCATGGGCGCCTCGGTCGCTCGAACGGGCCAGTACGAATAAGGTTATGCGTTGA
- a CDS encoding response regulator transcription factor yields MTCNLLLVDDHSLIRAGVRALVLDIPGYAVIGEASDGSQLLEMVEQLSPDIVLLDISMRETGGLEALQRLKRVRPQSKVLILSMHTDPALIMQALESGAHGYLLKDTTATELEHALEALRNNERYLSPAIAHTVINQALTRSQKSQPDIADSHNLTARQLEILRLIVRGKSTREIANGLGLSVKTVETHRAQIMKRLQIYDVAGLVLFAVREQIISLDD; encoded by the coding sequence TTGACTTGTAACTTACTTCTGGTGGATGACCACTCGCTGATCAGAGCCGGCGTGCGCGCTCTGGTACTGGATATTCCCGGTTACGCGGTAATCGGCGAAGCCAGTGATGGTTCGCAATTGCTTGAAATGGTCGAGCAACTGAGCCCCGACATCGTATTGCTGGACATCTCGATGAGAGAAACCGGTGGCCTGGAAGCGCTGCAACGCCTCAAGCGCGTGCGCCCGCAGAGCAAGGTTCTGATCCTGTCGATGCACACCGATCCGGCGCTGATCATGCAGGCGCTGGAGTCCGGCGCCCATGGTTATCTGCTCAAGGACACAACGGCCACTGAGCTTGAGCACGCGCTGGAGGCCCTGCGCAACAACGAACGCTACCTCAGCCCGGCCATTGCTCATACCGTGATCAATCAGGCGCTGACCCGTAGCCAGAAAAGTCAGCCGGACATCGCCGATTCGCACAATCTGACGGCGCGCCAGTTAGAGATCCTCAGGCTGATCGTACGAGGCAAGTCCACACGGGAAATCGCCAACGGTCTGGGCCTGAGCGTCAAGACCGTTGAAACCCATCGCGCGCAGATCATGAAGCGCCTGCAAATCTACGACGTGGCGGGTCTGGTGCTGTTCGCCGTGCGTGAGCAGATCATCAGCCTTGATGACTGA